The Diadema setosum chromosome 1, eeDiaSeto1, whole genome shotgun sequence genome has a window encoding:
- the LOC140230648 gene encoding UDP-GalNAc:beta-1,3-N-acetylgalactosaminyltransferase 2-like has protein sequence MAGWPSVLVAIGVALAVIVVNEESMYNRRRSRSGNPGKHNHQTKCDIFLAILSARDHFEQRKAVRDTWLGYIRTHPKWKKRICSKFVVGNRSCHLPLDYRRDPYSCSPLNITKSGRQKDIVAMTVMNDTGIHRLSSGPIGFDFKVHYPIILHKLGVFDSAADGIKHPLTVALFDTWRQEKVVGARFSPEQPGVFIEGYRFRAVEPYLLPKGFEGTIVVNSFNKDDPSTTLYLDKGATNNGGGVIDIQQYSRYSEDNSDFPEKVEKLDRGMAALVSGNFIYNIHEPNKLTGWMNVSDEQSSKWRVKMANETKALELEAATYGDLLLLDVVDTYRNIPSKMLQFYEWLVQLNHIEYAIKTDDDVFMNIDHIMQHFTMNKFPEPKLWWGQFRTGWAVEHHGKWAEHDYQSPVYPSFACGSGSLMSIDLVRWIASNSRHLHRFQGEDVSLGIWLAAVQPSYHDDPRWHCDNACSASMYVSAELSAEDLRTRWQNRKQCGDPCGCG, from the exons ATGGCGGGTTGGCCGTCTGTTTTAGTTGCCATTGGTGTTGCACTGGCCGTAATTGTGGTCAACGAGGAGAGTATGTATAATCGCCGGCGAAGTCGAAGTGGAAATCCAG GTAAACACAACCACCAGACGAAGTGTGACATATTCCTTGCTATACTATCTGCCAGAGACCACTTTGAGCAAAGGAAAGCTGTGCGAGACACATGGCTGGGATACATTCGCACTCATCCAAAATGGAAAAAGAG GATATGCAGCAAGTTTGTGGTAGGCAACCGCTCATGTCATCTTCCCCTTGACTACCGGCGAGACCCATATTCCTGCAGCCCTCTCAACATCACAAAATCGG GAAGACAAAAGGACATTGTTGCCATGACTGTCATGAATGACACAGGAATACACAGACTGAGTTCTGGACCAATAGGCTTCGACTTCAAG GTGCACTATCCCATCATCCTTCACAAGCTGGGTGTGTTTGACTCGGCAGCAGACGGCATCAAGCATCCTCTCACCGTGGCCCTTTTTGACACTTGGAGGCAG GAGAAAGTTGTTGGGGCACGCTTTAGTCCTGAGCAGCCAGGTGTCTTCATTGAGGGATACAGATTCAGAGCAGTGGAGCCATACCTCCTACCAAAA GGTTTCGAGGGAACAATAGTGGTCAACAGCTTCAATAAAGATGACCCATCCACTACCCTATACCTAGACAAGGGCGCAACAAACAACGGTGGTGGAGTTATCGACATTCAACAG TATAGCAGGTACAGTGAGGATAATTCAGACTTTCCTGAAAAGGTTGAGAAACTGGACCGGGGCATGGCAGCTCTTGTTTCAGGCAACTTCATCTATAATATTCATG AGCCCAACAAGTTGACTGGCTGGATGAACGTCAGTGATGAACAGTCGTCAAAATGGCGAGTGAAGATGGCTAATGAGACAAAGGCCCTCGAGTTAGAGGCCGCTACCTACGGTGACTTACTTCTCCTGGATGTCGTAGACACATATAGGAACATCCCTTCCAAAATGCTGCAATTCTATGAGTG GCTGGTGCAATTAAACCATATAGAATATGCCATCAAGACGGATGACGATGTCTTCATGAACATTGATCACATTATGCAG CATTTCACCATGAACAAGTTTCCTGAACCCAAACTGTGGTGGGGTCAGTTCCGCACCGGCTGGGCCGTGGAGCACCATGGGAAGTGGGCAGAGCACGACTACCAATCCCCAGTGTACCCCTCCTTTGCCTGTGGGTCGGGCAGTCTGATGAGCATAGACCTAGTTAGGTGGATTGCCAGCAACTCCag ACACCTGCACAGGTTTCAGGGTGAGGATGTCTCCCTTGGTATCTGGCTGGCAGCCGTCCAGCCGAGTTACCACGACGACCCGCGGTGGCACTGTGACAATGCCTGCTCGGCGTCGATGTACGTCTCGGCAGAACTTTCCGCCGAGGATTTGCGCACGAGGTGGCAGAACAGGAAGCAGTGCGGCGATCCATGCGGATGTGGATGA